The window TTGAAAATTCATTGACTCCTTGAGGATCATTATCCATGACAACTCTATACCCCTCATCTGCAAATCCTTCTACACCCTCACCATTGGATTTGTTCACATCAAGTTCTTCATTCACATCAATCTCTTTGTTTAACTCTTTTTCTGCATCAACTACAACAAATTCATCTACAAATCCTTCTACACCCTTACCCTTATCAACTTCACCACTTGCCATTGTTTTTTCAGCACCTTCCCAATCCAAGTTAAGCTTTGTACTACAAGACGATGCCCCTTTACTATGTTTCCAACCTTTAGACCTACTAAATTCAGGTGTTGCTGATTTGTATAAGGTTAATGCTAACCCTAAATCACCCTCACCAACATCAATTTGGATTGGAGTTACCACTTCATGAGCAACTACAGGTGATGAGGGTCTAATGGAATCCTGCTTCTCCATGTCTTCTATTATAACCCTTCTTGGACCAGTTGGGGACATAAAATATGTAAGCAAGTTCGTTTGACCATGCTCTGTGTACACTTTAATCATTTTGTTATTATGGGTAACATACCGTGAGAGATTACGCACATCATCATCGTTACCTAATGCTCGGAGTCCAAAGTCAAATCCTTCATTAGGCAAACGGAAATGGTAATACATGATTTCAGTACCATCATACCCTAATTCTCTCATCATCAAGTCTAGTTCATGAACAGAAAATTCATCAATGTCGACAACATCAAAGTACCTTACTTGGCCGTTAATATACCTGATATTTGGAAACTTTGTGAAACTCCCTCCGTGATGAAGTTCAATAGAGAATATGTTGGGGTAACCAGCTTCAAAACAGAAAGAGACGATTGTTAGTTACAGTTTTTCAAATTTTGAAGCTTGATCATAAAATACAgagtttttctaagtttgaatcTTACCATAAACTTCTTGAACGTTGACAATCTCTCCAACATTTCTAAGTCCCCACATTTTCAAAAGCAGGAACACAATCCAATTTTCAGACGATCGTTAGGGTTTTTGCGTTTGAATCAAGAGGTATGAGTAGAAGACGAAGGAGTGTACAGTCTGCAATCTAATTAATTGAAGTGGCGGCAACGGAGGCTAGgacctaaaatgaccaaaatgccctcacATGGAGGGCACGTGAAGGCACTAACGGCCCCAAACAAACGGTCAAT of the Lactuca sativa cultivar Salinas chromosome 6, Lsat_Salinas_v11, whole genome shotgun sequence genome contains:
- the LOC111905418 gene encoding uncharacterized protein LOC111905418 isoform X4, which gives rise to MLERLSTFKKFMLVTPTYSLLNFITEGVSQSFQISGFDFGLRALGNDDDVRNLSRVIIEDMEKQDSIRPSSPVVAHEVVTPIQIDVGEGDLGLALTLYKSATPEFSRSKGWKHSKGASSCSTKLNLDWEGAEKTMASGEVDKGKGVEGFVDEFVVVDAEKELNKEIDVNEELDVNKSNGEGVEGFADEGYRVVMDNDPQGVNEFSTNINIDDELMTNFQPFEDQDSIPFNGFEGQDNIPFNDEWRQEEPDDIDFENQNSEDEDSDFMIDEDTPPYQSLKL
- the LOC111905418 gene encoding uncharacterized protein LOC111905418 isoform X3, with product MLERLSTFKKFMLVTPTYSLLNFITEGVSQSFQISDLMMRELGYDGTEIMYYHFRLPNEGFDFGLRALGNDDDVRNLSRVIIEDMEKQDSIRPSSPVVAHEVVTPIQIDVGEGDLGLALTLYKSATPEFSRSKGWKHSKGASSCSTKLNLDWEGAEKTMASGEVDKGKGVEGFVDEFVVVDAEKELNKEIDVNEELDVNKSNGEGVEGFADEGYRVVMDNDPQGVNEFSTNINIDDELMTNFQPFEDQDSIPFNGFEGQDNIPFNDEWRQEEPDDIDFENQNSEDEDSDFMIDEDTPPYQSLKL
- the LOC111905418 gene encoding uncharacterized protein LOC111905418 isoform X1, whose amino-acid sequence is MLERLSTFKKFMLVTPTYSLLNFITEGVSQSFQISDLMMRELGYDGTEIMYYHFRLPNEGFDFGLRALGNDDDVRNLSRYVTHNNKMIKVYTEHGQTNLLTYFMSPTGPRRVIIEDMEKQDSIRPSSPVVAHEVVTPIQIDVGEGDLGLALTLYKSATPEFSRSKGWKHSKGASSCSTKLNLDWEGAEKTMASGEVDKGKGVEGFVDEFVVVDAEKELNKEIDVNEELDVNKSNGEGVEGFADEGYRVVMDNDPQGVNEFSTNINIDDELMTNFQPFEDQDSIPFNGFEGQDNIPFNDEWRQEEPDDIDFENQNSEDEDSDFMIDEDTPPYQSLKL
- the LOC111905418 gene encoding uncharacterized protein LOC111905418 isoform X2 translates to MLERLSTFKKFMLVTPTYSLLNFITEGVSQSFQISGFDFGLRALGNDDDVRNLSRYVTHNNKMIKVYTEHGQTNLLTYFMSPTGPRRVIIEDMEKQDSIRPSSPVVAHEVVTPIQIDVGEGDLGLALTLYKSATPEFSRSKGWKHSKGASSCSTKLNLDWEGAEKTMASGEVDKGKGVEGFVDEFVVVDAEKELNKEIDVNEELDVNKSNGEGVEGFADEGYRVVMDNDPQGVNEFSTNINIDDELMTNFQPFEDQDSIPFNGFEGQDNIPFNDEWRQEEPDDIDFENQNSEDEDSDFMIDEDTPPYQSLKL